One genomic region from Accipiter gentilis chromosome Z, bAccGen1.1, whole genome shotgun sequence encodes:
- the PJA2 gene encoding LOW QUALITY PROTEIN: E3 ubiquitin-protein ligase Praja-2 (The sequence of the model RefSeq protein was modified relative to this genomic sequence to represent the inferred CDS: substituted 2 bases at 2 genomic stop codons) gives MGQEAGKLAWPRPTGGYRTIMRRRYRRRHAYASFRPSLNSQDRDERQQDYEGSNLENVQTGSSLSFSEDSNPVAEVPSGLLDEPVLENTGAGEPVCESVLSQTSEADTSPFSLFFYGLEDNQISGNLMNTYENSEALAGYASGGSNDLSGQNGIAFVNIDSYKPDSSDGEENDAQETFCLAREVGLFQEALGNLLSELEGDIESFTELQSQLPTLNHSVSGECCEEAGPMPLTRYFSIDSDLACPNNMTLKPSAEDQGIPKSSSSDASYETQQIKTVDVGIGTPAEIANELNVNDGNTAQENSPELVVRPKIRKQNTANNSEREKLLPSDDEEEGGSWRKTGITEVQQGRAEYALRNSNERRSMFFDSRDYEGDQKNTKIDQRKNAAAQEQKISTFWDEFEDCSRCFSVTLRDEDSSDCSDGEWSPVVPAYLTATEKEESSSDARWEAAPGKEERGPEEQSNNSGVEEQTDFCCQGGEQTVLEEEEIPWLQYREEVESSSDEDNYPFSDFLHPIFFLLDGNNNFEDDSSVSEDLDVEWRLLDEFGDGLGLAQAIPYLNPHFLTIMALEGRLQQAMEILLIYLETLGFDVEQAHPPATKETIDCLPQITVTDDQDGQEQRCTICCSEYVKDEIITELPCHHLFHKTCITLWLQKSGTCPICRHVLAPVHTXAAAATVSFLSDHDXASSVHSAAGALN, from the exons CTTTCTCTGAAGATTCCAATCCAGTGGCTGAAGTTCCTTCTGGTTTATTAGATGAGCCTGTGTTAGAAAATACTGGAGCTGGAGAACCTGTTTGTGAAAGTGTACTAAGCCAAACTTCTGAAGCAGACACATCACCATTTTCTCTATTCTTTTACGGTCTGGAAGACAACCAAATCTCAGGAAACCTTATGAATACTTATGAAAATTCTGAGGCCCTTGCAGGGTATGCATCTGGAGGGAGTAATGATTTGAGTGGTCAGAATGGAATTGCTTTTGTAAACATTGATTCTTATAAGCCAGATAGCAGTGATGGAGAGGAAAATGATGctcaagaaacattttgtttggcAAGAGAAGTTGGTTTATTTCAGGAAGCACTAGGTAACTTGCTTTCCGAGTTAGAAGGTGACATAGAGTCTTTTACTGAGTTACAGTCCCAATTGCCCACTCTCAACCACAGTGTTTCTGGAGAATGTTGTGAAGAAGCAGGACCAATGCCTTTAACGAGATATTTTAGCATAGATTCAGACTTGGCATGTCCAAACAACATGACACTTAAACCTTCTGCTGAAGATCAAGGTATACCAAAGAGTAGCTCGAGTGATGCCAGTTATGAAACACAGCAGATAAAAACAGTGGATGTTGGAATCGGAACCCCTGCAGAAATTGCTAATGAATTAAATGTCAATGATGGAAACACTGCCCAAGAAAATTCACCTGAGCTAGTAGTGAGAcctaaaataagaaaacaaaatactgcaaaCAACTCGGAGAGAGAGAAGCTTCTTCCTagtgatgatgaagaggaaggtggttcctggaggaaaACTGGAATCACTGAAGTCCAGCAGGGCCGTGCCGAGTATGCCTTGAGAAACAGCAACGAGAGGAGATCTATGTTCTTTGACTCAAGAGACTATGAAGGTGAtcaaaagaacacaaaaatagaCCAAAGGAAAAATGCAGCAGCTCAAGAACAAAAAATTAGCACTTTTTGGGATGAGTTTGAAGACTGCAGCAGATGCTTCTCAGTGACCCTCAGAGATGAAGACAg CTCAGATTGCAGTGATGGAGAATGGTCTCCAGTTGTGCCTGCCTATTTGACTGCTACAGAAAAAGAGGAGTCCTCAAGTGATGCGAGATGGGAGGCTGCCCCAGGCAAGGAGGAACGTGGGCCTGAAGAGCAGAGCAACAACAGTGGTGTAGAAGAGCAGACAGACTTCTGTTGCCAAGGAgg GGAACAGACAGTATTGGAGGAGGAAGAGATTCCTTGGTTACAGTACCGGGAAGAAGTAGAAAGTAGCAGTGATGAGGACAATTATCCATTTAGTGATTTTTTGCATCCTATATTCTTCCTGTTGGATGGAAATAACAACTTTGAGGATGACTCCAGTGTGAGTGAAGACTTGGATGTGGAGTGGAG ACTACTTGATGAGTTTGGTGATGGCCTAGGACTTGCTCAAGCCATTCCTTACTTGAATCCTCATTTTCTCACAATTATGGCCCTAGAGGGACGCTTACAACAAGCTATGGAG ATTCTTCTGATTTATTTGGAGACTCTTGGATTTGATGTTGAACAGGCTCATCCACCAGCTACTAAAGAAACCATAGATTGTCTGCCACAGATTACCGTCACAGATGACCAAGATG GTCAAGAGCAGCGTTGTACTATCTGTTGCAGTGAATATGTGAAAGATGAAATCATAACAGAGCTGCCCTGTCATCATTTGTTTCACAAAACTTGTATAACTCTTTGGTTACAGAAA TCAGGAACATGCCCAATTTGTCGTCATGTGCTTGCACCCGTGCATACTTAAGCAGCTGCTGCCACAGTTTCCTTTCTGTCTGATCATGATTGAGCATCTTCTGTTCACAGTGCTGCTGGAGCTTTAAACTAG